The following is a genomic window from Motilibacter rhizosphaerae.
ACGGGGAGGAACTCCGCTCCCCCTCGCCGCGGGTTGCTCCCCCTCGCAGGGCGGCCGGCCCGCTCGCGCGCGGTCGGGACACGCGCCGAGGGGGGGGAGCGGAGCCGCGCTGAGCGGAGCGCACCCGGTCCCCGCGCCCCCGTCCTGCTCCCCCGGGCGCGTGTCGTCCGGCTGACGGAGAGGCGCGTCAGCGGGAGAGGTGCAGGTCCGTGCCGGAGACGGTGAGGACGACGCCGTTCGCGCCCGGCGTCACCTTCGTCAGGCGCACGCCGGCGGGGAGGCCGGGGACGGCGTACGAGCCGCCGAGCAGGCCGCGCACCTTGCCCAGCGTCGCGGCGGGGAGGGCGGCGCCGCCGACGACGCGGACCCCGCGCGGCACGAGCACGACGTGCGTGCCGCTCGCGCGCAGGGAGACCGTCCCCTGCACGTCGGTCTGCCGGCCGGCGACGGGCACCGTGCGGTGCACGACGAGCGCGCCGCCGGAGGACGACAGCGCGCCGGAGGGGAGCTTGGCCAGCGTCTCGAGCTCGGAGTACGGCACCCGGACCGAGCCGTCGAGCCGCCCCACGTCGACGGCCCGCGGAGAGGTCGGGTGGACGTCGCGGAGGTCGAGGTGGACGTCGCGCGTCGTCAGCCCGTCGCGCTCCAGGCTGCCGGCGCGCACCTCGACGTGGTCGAAGCGGCGGCGCAGGGCCTGGGTGAGGAACGGGAAGCCGCCGGTCTTGACGGAGACGTCGTGCCCGCCGTAGCCCTCGACCTCGTGGGCGACCGCACGGTCGAGCAGCCACACCGAGCCGCGGTCCGCGCCGAGGGCGAGCAGCAGCACGGTGACGAGCAGGACCACGAGCGGGACGAGCAGCGCCCCGAGGCAGCTGCGGCGCACGACCCCCACCTCAGCCGCCCGCGAACGGCGGGAGGACCTCGACCACGGACCCCGCGGTGAGGGCGAGCGGGTCGGTGCGCTGGACGCGGCGGCCGTCGACGAGCAGCGAGGCGATGCGCAGCACGCGCTCGAGCCGGTCGCCGTGGCGGGCCACGGCCTCGGCGAGCGCCGCGTCGACGCCGGACGCGTCGACCCGCTCCTCGGGGACGCCCGCGGCCTCGCGCGCCGCGGCCCAGTACCGCACGGTGATCTCCGCCACGTCGCGGACCCTACCCGGCGCCGGGCGCGCGCAGGGCCCGGCGCACCCATCTGCCGATGCGCTCCACCAGCTCGGGGGACGCGGCGCCCTCGGCGTGGCCGTAGCCGTGCTCGACCCAGAGCTCGCGCGGGTCCCCCGCCGCGGCGTACAGCGCCTCGGCGTGGTCGAGCGGGAAGTACCGGTCGCGGTCGCCGTGGACGACGAGCAGCGGGCGCGGGGCGATCCGCGCCGCGCACGCGGTGGGGTCCGGCGGCCAGGTCTCCGGCCGCCGCGGGTCCCAGTGGCGGGTGTCGACCCGGGTGCCGTACGCCCGGGAGAGCAGCAGCGGCCCGAGCGGCCAGGCGACCGCGCGGTGGAGGGTCCGCATCGGCCGGGTGCCCTGGTAGTACCAGCGGCTCGGCCCGCTGACGGCGACGACGGCGTCCGCGGTGCCGTGGACGCCGCCGTGCCGCACGACGCACGCGCTGCCGAGGCTGAACCCGACCGTGGCGACCTTGGCGTAGCCGAGCTCGCGGGCCCAGGCGACTGCGGCCTCGACGTCGTGGGCCTCGAGGTCGCCCAGCGTGGAGCGGCCCCCGGACGCGCCGTGGCCGCGCAGGCTGAGCGTGACGACGCCGGCGGTCCGGCGCAGCTGGTCAGCCACGCGTGTGACGGCTGGAGCCTCCATCGAGCCTGTGAAACCGTGCACGACGACGATCGCAACATCCTCGTAACCGGGACCAGCCACTCTGTGCGCGGCGGCGAGGGGGACGCCGTCGCAGGTGACCAGGGTGGTGCGGAGGTCCGGGCCGGTCCCCACGGGGCCCCCGGCGGAGGAGGAGGCGCTCGGTGCACGCTCGCCGCTCGTCCTGCTCACACGCACTATCCTGCCCGCACCCGCGCGGCAGCCGGTCGGCGGACGGAGGATCTCCATGGCGAACGTCCTGATGCTCACCAACGCCCTGCAGCCCTCGGCCGAGGTGCTGCCGGCGCTCGGGCTGCTCCTCCACAGCGTGCGCGTGGCTCCCGCGGAGGCGTCCGCGCTGCTCGACGCCCCGCCCTGCGACGTGCTCATGCTCGACGGACGACGCGACCTGCCGCACGCGAAGGCCACGTGCCGCCTGCTCCGCACGACCGGGCTCGCCTCGCCGCTGCTCCTCGTCGTGACCGAGGGCGGGCTCACCGCCGTCACCGCGGAGTGGGGCGTCGACGACGTCATCCTCGACAGCGCCGGCCCGGCGGAGGTCGAGGCGCGGATCCGCCTCGCGCTGGGCCGCGCGGCCAGCTCGAGCGAGGCCGAGCGCGGCAGCGAGGTGCGCAGCGGCGACCTCTCGATCGACGAGGCGACCTACGTCGCGAAGGTCCGCGGGCGCGTGCTCGACCTGACCTACAAGGAGTTCGAGCTGCTGAAGTTCCTGGCGCAGCACCCGGGGCGCGTGTTCACGCGGGCCCAGCTGCTGCAGGAGGTCTGGGGCTACGACTACTTCGGCGGCACCCGCACGG
Proteins encoded in this region:
- a CDS encoding LmeA family phospholipid-binding protein, which produces MRRSCLGALLVPLVVLLVTVLLLALGADRGSVWLLDRAVAHEVEGYGGHDVSVKTGGFPFLTQALRRRFDHVEVRAGSLERDGLTTRDVHLDLRDVHPTSPRAVDVGRLDGSVRVPYSELETLAKLPSGALSSSGGALVVHRTVPVAGRQTDVQGTVSLRASGTHVVLVPRGVRVVGGAALPAATLGKVRGLLGGSYAVPGLPAGVRLTKVTPGANGVVLTVSGTDLHLSR
- a CDS encoding MoaD/ThiS family protein, producing the protein MAEITVRYWAAAREAAGVPEERVDASGVDAALAEAVARHGDRLERVLRIASLLVDGRRVQRTDPLALTAGSVVEVLPPFAGG
- a CDS encoding alpha/beta hydrolase, whose product is MADQLRRTAGVVTLSLRGHGASGGRSTLGDLEAHDVEAAVAWARELGYAKVATVGFSLGSACVVRHGGVHGTADAVVAVSGPSRWYYQGTRPMRTLHRAVAWPLGPLLLSRAYGTRVDTRHWDPRRPETWPPDPTACAARIAPRPLLVVHGDRDRYFPLDHAEALYAAAGDPRELWVEHGYGHAEGAASPELVERIGRWVRRALRAPGAG
- a CDS encoding winged helix-turn-helix transcriptional regulator gives rise to the protein MANVLMLTNALQPSAEVLPALGLLLHSVRVAPAEASALLDAPPCDVLMLDGRRDLPHAKATCRLLRTTGLASPLLLVVTEGGLTAVTAEWGVDDVILDSAGPAEVEARIRLALGRAASSSEAERGSEVRSGDLSIDEATYVAKVRGRVLDLTYKEFELLKFLAQHPGRVFTRAQLLQEVWGYDYFGGTRTVDVHVRRLRAKLGPDHEALIGTVRNVGYRFVTPEKAGAAVLEEELA